A single region of the Vicinamibacterales bacterium genome encodes:
- a CDS encoding transcriptional repressor, with product MTHTLADVDGLRPAGSKRSSKREFILNVFLRHEGHLSADDLYDLIHREDQRISRATVYRALQWMVEAGIARKVDFGEGRFRFEHSYRHPRHFHLICKTCNRSSEFLSSDIEALIEEIASARNFAARQSVLQIYGTCEECRTGRTAPADAITTELLFARDALRIAIATERSGFEFYTRAARATRDARGRTVLRRLAEEEREHLGKLEHRYQRLLAQDPRLESRPTFLFFKGAANGLFAAGAEQIARGVDDLQALMIGIRCERTSHRFFKRYGERFEDSEGKQIFLEFADEERDHLELLIREYRALERRQGQAKRRRRPAKTVRARA from the coding sequence ATGACTCATACTCTCGCTGATGTCGATGGTCTGCGCCCGGCGGGCAGCAAACGCTCGAGCAAGCGCGAGTTCATCCTCAACGTGTTCCTCCGCCACGAGGGTCACCTCAGCGCGGACGATCTGTACGATCTGATTCACCGCGAGGATCAGCGAATCAGTCGGGCGACCGTCTACCGTGCGCTCCAGTGGATGGTCGAGGCGGGCATCGCGCGCAAGGTCGACTTCGGCGAGGGCCGGTTCCGCTTCGAGCACTCCTACAGGCACCCGCGTCACTTCCACCTCATCTGCAAGACCTGCAACCGGTCGTCGGAATTCCTCAGCTCCGACATCGAGGCGCTGATCGAGGAAATTGCCTCGGCGCGCAACTTCGCGGCCAGGCAGAGCGTGCTGCAGATCTACGGGACGTGCGAGGAGTGCCGGACCGGGCGCACCGCGCCGGCCGACGCGATTACCACCGAACTGCTGTTCGCCCGCGACGCTCTGCGGATTGCCATCGCCACCGAGCGCAGCGGCTTCGAGTTCTACACGCGCGCCGCCCGGGCGACGCGCGACGCGCGGGGACGCACCGTGCTCCGCCGGCTGGCCGAGGAGGAGCGCGAACACCTGGGCAAGCTCGAGCATCGCTACCAGCGATTGCTGGCGCAGGATCCCCGGCTCGAGTCGAGGCCGACGTTCCTGTTCTTCAAGGGTGCGGCCAACGGTCTGTTTGCGGCGGGCGCCGAGCAGATTGCTCGCGGCGTCGATGATCTCCAGGCCCTGATGATTGGCATCCGCTGCGAGCGCACGTCGCATCGGTTCTTCAAGCGCTACGGCGAGCGATTCGAGGACTCGGAGGGCAAGCAGATCTTCCTCGAGTTCGCCGACGAGGAGCGCGATCATCTCGAACTCCTCATCCGCGAGTATCGCGCCCTGGAACGCCGGCAGGGCCAGGCAAAACGCCGCCGACGACCCGCGAAGACGGTTCGCGCCCGCGCGTGA